Part of the Citrus sinensis cultivar Valencia sweet orange chromosome 2, DVS_A1.0, whole genome shotgun sequence genome, CTTTGAAAGGCTCTGGATGATACTCGAATGGGTGCTAGggaaaaatactaataataataataatacagaGGAATAAACACATTTCATGAAAGCATAAACTATTTGACATTTGATTGCAACCCCAAATTAGTTGACTGCAACCCCAAATTAGTAACACTTAAAGCAACTTTACTCAGAGGGAACAagaaatatcaattatttaacaaCTCTCTTCGCTGTTTCAGATGCTTTGGAAGATTCAACAGAGAGAAAACTTAAGCCCAAATGAGATTCCAGATTCCCAAATAACAGGTTTTAACCAAAAAGCCTAGGCaccaaaatgatatttatcaCAGGCTTTCTATGGCAGTGCTTTCACACCATAAAGAACAACAGGGAAAGTCTCAAAATACAAACATCAAGGCATCCTACCTGAAATCCAGCCACTGCCTGGATAATGTGTGAACAAACTATGTGGAAGGGCTTGGAGGACAAGGATTTTAGCCCGCTGAAAAAGGGAGACGTCCCGTACTGCTGTGCAGCAGTAGCCTTGAAGCCACTTCCCTCATAAATATAGGTACCCGTGTACTCTACTATAGCTGGTAAACTGGGCCATAGTCTGAAAAATTCAACCGGTGATATTTTATGCGGCAAAAGGAGTTCTGTCAATGGAATCTTGTACGGCTGACACCTCAAAATCACAGGTTCTCCCAGTTCCGGCCGTGCGCTTCTCTTTTGTCTCATAATTTGCGGATCCTCTTCAGCATAATCACCTTCATAATCTCCTATAGCACCACTTCCATGGAATGGGTAATATAAGACTTGAACCCAAAAGGCACACCTCTCGAAATGGGAAACACCCACTGTAACACTGCAGATTACCGGATCCTGTGAACATATATCATGAAGTAAAtagaaaatgagatttcatAGTGGAAGTCTGAGATTtcacagaaaaagaaaaagaaaaacaagcgCATATCtacagagaagaaaaaaccTGTGAAACAAGATTTCGCAGCTGCCGAACTGCTTGAGGAGACCCATTCATAAAATACAAAGCACCAGATAACCCAACCCGAATATCCACACGATTTAATTCAAGCTCagtcaaatttaaaacctgCAACAATAGGCAATTCAAAATGACAGTATTATCAACATGATATCAGGCCATCATCCACGACAGAGAATATCCTAATACTGGAAAAGACTATATtataggggaaaaaaatatgggGACAATCATATTGATTGGATTAAGACCCACTAGATCTAGAAGATTAAGCTAATATGAAGTGGtccaacaaaaatatttaaactcAAAAACACTTACCTTGTGTGCATTCACAAAATCAATTAGAAAACCTAACACGTGGATGCAAACACATATCCTACTCGtgtcttatatatataattcaattaattgacTAAGAGACTTGAATTCTGAACCTCTTAGTTAACCAAGGTCTATATCATAACAGATAGCAATTGATGGTTGCAACATGCAACTATAGAAAGCCTTGGAACCAGACATTGCAATAATTGCCATGCCATTACTCTGGTAACTGAATGAAAAATGTTTATCCTACGAGGTTTATCAAGATATAAGAAACAGTTGGTCCAATTATTTTCCACAGTATGCTCCAAGAGAAATGAGGACAATATCTATTCAATATTAGTTCATAGCCAGAGTTAAAAATAGATAACATCTACTTGAAAGTAGTTTATGCTTCCGTAGTGCAAGTTAAGTGGTTTCAAGTTACTGCTCCACTTCTACTATTACAATCAACCCTCCATTTTTTATGACCAATTTTTTTACTCCTTTAATGGAAAAGGAGAAATACATTGcagtttatattaattttaatgaaaatattcaaTAAGGGACTTGTTTTAGCATGTAAATAGAAACTACAAGCGAAGATatttataaagaataaaacatACAAGTTAATAAATCTTAACCTTTAAATGCAGGGTGATCTTTCCGTCACTTGAGTCTGCCAAATGATATGCTTCAACATAGCAAGGGTCGCTACTACCAGTCAAAGTATATGCAGTTGGAGAAGCCTTCAGTGACGTAGCTTCAATTCCTTTTGTCAGCAAAAGAGTTAATTCACTGGGGTTCGGCCTCCAGAGCTCCAGAATTGCCTTGTGAACCAAGCCTTCCAGTTTTCTATCTTGAGCACCTGATGCTTCATAAAACTGAACAGTGAGTTTATGGTGGCTAAATGGGTAATCTCCTCTGGCTTCATTGACACAAGCCCACCTGAAAAAGGAACATAATGTAACTTAGTAATGCACATCAAAGATGCAGCATAACTGCAAAACTGCAACAGCTAAGTTTAAAAGAGCATAATGAAATAACTACATCTGCCAACAAAAACATCCTAAACAAGGAAAAATCtgtgcaaaaaaaataataaaaataaaactttttataagCAAAAGTCATAATTCATGCAGGAAAGTAAGTATAACAAAGGAAAACCATCAGAAATTATGCCATACTTGAATTAATTTGATACTTTTACTTCCATCATTACCAGATTCATGCGGAAAACAGAGCTAGAAACACTCTTTTATgtgttaatatatattaattatgcaGCCCGTCATAAATTCAGAGTTCAACTCAACTCAGACAACCATGAAAAAGGGGCTAGTAACCATATTTAGGGCTATGGACTGAGATGACAATCAGCAGACATTCCAGAATGGCAGGGACGAGAGGTAAAAAAGATAATCCGTCAGCACATGCTTCAATATCTAGAACAAGTAACATTATCAGCAAAAGTCAGCAATTATACAATAACATCTGATGTTCTACTCACTTGTTTTCCGGGTGACTAGAAGCATATTTAATTCTCTGCAAAATCAAACGGCACTGATGTTTGTTGACAGAATCAGCCAAAGTACTGTTTCTGAACTCCTCTAGCTCTTTTGTTAGCAACTGCCCTGCCCGAGGGTTACGAGATCCCAACCTCTGAGCAGATATAAGAACTGCCTGAACATCTTGAAGCCTATTCGATGTATTCGCAGATGAATCTACATTGAAGAGGACTTTATGGATATTTGATATGATGATGTTCAAAGGATCCTCAGGGTCATCAGCAAGAAGTGGATCCAAACCTTCCAAATCTATGTGTTCTGCAATAGCCCAAATAAGGCGGGCCAACATTCTTGGGGTATTCACCTGTCAAATGCACAAATGTATATCATCAAAAGGTAACTTAGCAGAAGATATcgatattaattttacaaaaagcgAAAACATAGttgcaaaaggaaaaagtgGGTAAAGgaaggaataaaaaaaagaaattataaaatccatttcaaccaaagaaaggaaaaagtgGGTAAATTAGCAGAAgatatcaatattaattttgcagAAAGCGAAAACATAGttgcaaaaggaaaaattgggtaaaggaagaaataaacaaaagaaattataaaatccatttcaaccccccgaaaaaaaaattgacgaCAGCCTTTTCCCAAATTAACGAATCAAAAAGTCCCAACATGTCAATCTGAAAATGAACAGATATACCATGGCTTGTTAGCATAGCaccaaatttaattatcacaAATCATGATTTAGTGTGCAATCAGCATAATGACCATATAGCCATCTGAGTAACTCAATAAGAGCAGACATACCTCATGCAGATCTTTGACAAGTTGACGCTGCATATTTTGCAATCTAGTCTCATTTAAGATTTGATCCTGCGAAGCGCCATCTTTTACTCTTTTTACACCTCCTCGGGTATCATATATATGACATAGCCTCACAAGCAACTTCAAATAGCAATCAATTGCATAAGTACGACCATCACAATCCCATTTGACACAAGGTCGACAAACTTCCACAACCTCCAAAGCCGGTTCTGTCCAGTTTAGTGCACCATAACCAGTTCCATATGCCAAGGCTCCAATCACTCTGCTCTCCATTCCTGAGTTCTTTTGTTCTGGCAAAGGTAGAGACAACTGGAAGCAACTTTCTACCAGTGATGCCACTAATTCTTCCCTAAACAAGCTTTTGCTCGTTACGCTATTAAGGTCATCTCTTATCCTTGGATCCTCAAAAAGAGAAGCAATATCAGTTCCCGGAAGAGGCTTCTGACCTCTTCGGACACTTTCCTTTGCAAAAAGGTCCACACAAAGAGCTGTCCGACAAATACAGGCTAAAGCATGCATACGGTCAGATTCTGCTCTCAAGTTTCTCACCATAAGAAGTAGCCTCCTAAACAATGAAACCTTCAAGCACAAAATTCACAATCAGATCATGCGTACACCTATCCCTTAGTATATAGATAATTGACTTTTGTTACTACCACAATCATCCACTTCTAACCACTCAACAACATCTTTTGTTTCTCAGTCCTATAAAGTTACTAAAGAGCTGTCATTTCACACTTCGAAGCCCactaaagaaaattaaactcaaCATAACTTTGAAATGAATACATTCGAGCTACACACTCACCTCATCTAGTGAACATTCTTTAACAAATCAAAGTTGCCACATTTCATCAAAGAATAACCGTTGAATCTATCATATCCTATTCATTAGTTCCCTTACATGGAAATATAAATTGcaacaacaatcaaatataaaaacgAAAGAAGTAAAAGAGAACATCAACCTGCAAATGAAGATCTAATAGATGTAAATTTGTAACAACGGCCCTAACAATACTCTCTCTGGCTGACGAGAACTCCTGACGATCCCAAAGTGTCAAAATTGCAATAATTGACTGCGAAGCCCACTCAGTCTTCCCTCCAGGCACATCAGCCAAATACAACATGTTAATACCCACTTCAAAAATCACCGCTGGATCCAGTGACGACGCCAAGAATGGAACCAAATGTGTCACCACATCAGAAACCCCAACTAATTTCTCTGCATTTGAGTCTACTTGAGTTCCATTAACTCCATTGGAGTCCTTTGACAATCTTCTAATCACATCCCCTCTCCCAGAAGCCACAGCTTTCACTGAGTAAACAATAGGAAACACTGTTGCCCTGAAACTCTCTATCGGTAACACCAACGAGCGTGCCATTAACGCGCTTCGTTTTTTCCACACGAAATTCACCATCGCGGAGACCCAATTAGATCGAATCGCAAGTGAGTTTTCACTATCCACAAGCTTGTCCCCAGCTAATCTACTCATTCGTTTCGATTCGAATTCTTGAAACAGTCTTCCGACGGATTCAAAAGCCACCTTCGAAACATTGTCGGATCTGTCGAGCATGTTTTGGCCGATACGTGTCCACCAAATTGACACCTTGTCTAACAAGTTCACGTTGTTTTCACACAGCGTGACTAAATCATCACGTGCGAGAATACAACCTAGGGTTTCAGTGATGGAGTGGCGGAGGTTGTCAGATGGAGAGTCGAAGCAACCAGAGATCTCGGCGTTGGCATCAGAGATGAGTTTGGAGAGGGCGTAGGAAGGGATGGCGGCAAGGATAGAGATCGCAGCGGCGGTGACGTCGGGGTCAGGGAAGTGGAGATCGGAGCGGATGCCGGAGCAGACGGAGTCCCAGAGATCGGCAGTCAAGCGAGAGCAGCGAATAAGGTCGAAGGATAGTTTTTTGCAGACGGCGGAGGCAGGAGCGGCGACGATTTCTTCGACCGCGGTTTTGGCGATAACGGAAATGTCGCGGCCGGCAGCGGATTGTTGTAGAGCTTGAAGGAGAGCGCTGGACTGGCGGAGAGCGTCGTTGGAGCGGAGGTCCGCTTGGATCTGAGCAAAAAGGATATCCATTTCAGTGGGATTCAAGCTCGAAAAACAAgagctaattaattaataaaatggtTTTGCTATAATTTGAACACGTACGAGTTCATCATTTCCCTCTGGTGCTAATACACACAGATCATCCAACAAATCGAGTCTGCTGCTAGCCTTGTAGTAATGTGGctgtttt contains:
- the LOC102618392 gene encoding protein TPLATE — translated: MDILFAQIQADLRSNDALRQSSALLQALQQSAAGRDISVIAKTAVEEIVAAPASAVCKKLSFDLIRCSRLTADLWDSVCSGIRSDLHFPDPDVTAAAISILAAIPSYALSKLISDANAEISGCFDSPSDNLRHSITETLGCILARDDLVTLCENNVNLLDKVSIWWTRIGQNMLDRSDNVSKVAFESVGRLFQEFESKRMSRLAGDKLVDSENSLAIRSNWVSAMVNFVWKKRSALMARSLVLPIESFRATVFPIVYSVKAVASGRGDVIRRLSKDSNGVNGTQVDSNAEKLVGVSDVVTHLVPFLASSLDPAVIFEVGINMLYLADVPGGKTEWASQSIIAILTLWDRQEFSSARESIVRAVVTNLHLLDLHLQVSLFRRLLLMVRNLRAESDRMHALACICRTALCVDLFAKESVRRGQKPLPGTDIASLFEDPRIRDDLNSVTSKSLFREELVASLVESCFQLSLPLPEQKNSGMESRVIGALAYGTGYGALNWTEPALEVVEVCRPCVKWDCDGRTYAIDCYLKLLVRLCHIYDTRGGVKRVKDGASQDQILNETRLQNMQRQLVKDLHEVNTPRMLARLIWAIAEHIDLEGLDPLLADDPEDPLNIIISNIHKVLFNVDSSANTSNRLQDVQAVLISAQRLGSRNPRAGQLLTKELEEFRNSTLADSVNKHQCRLILQRIKYASSHPENKWACVNEARGDYPFSHHKLTVQFYEASGAQDRKLEGLVHKAILELWRPNPSELTLLLTKGIEATSLKASPTAYTLTGSSDPCYVEAYHLADSSDGKITLHLKVLNLTELELNRVDIRVGLSGALYFMNGSPQAVRQLRNLVSQDPVICSVTVGVSHFERCAFWVQVLYYPFHGSGAIGDYEGDYAEEDPQIMRQKRSARPELGEPVILRCQPYKIPLTELLLPHKISPVEFFRLWPSLPAIVEYTGTYIYEGSGFKATAAQQYGTSPFFSGLKSLSSKPFHIVCSHIIQAVAGFQLCYAAKTWYGGFVGMMIFGASEVSRNVDLGDETTTMMCKFVVRASDSSITKEIGSDLQGWLDDLTDGGVEYMPEDEVKASAAERLRISMERIALLKAARPKKTPKTDEEEENEEEEEEEDKKKNKEDGEEDGKAKGPSTLSKLTAEEAEHLALQAAVLQEWHMRCKDRSAKVN